The DNA sequence tgaaacGACGCCATTCCATTTAAACTTAAGTTGAAAGGCGTCGTTTAGAGGCCATCTTCTTCCCAAGTCCTAGACCTTCTTCCCCAATCGACTttctgcaactctctctctctctctctctctctctctcacacacacacacacacacacacacacagagacacagacacacacacacacacagaagaATCTTGCATTTATAAGAACCGAACACCGACTGAGAACTGCTGTAGTCGAGATTGCCGATTTTCCTCCTTCCCATCGACCAGTTATGGTCGGTTGCcccttcattttttcaaatgtcAGTCAACGTTGGTTTTGCCCAAAAACCACATCGAAGGTGTCGTTTTCACCCATAGCATTTGAAGCTCCACCAGTACACTATTTCCTTTTGTGactaatttgatttttattatttctgatACTCTTTACAGACAAACGTCCAAGAGACAATACTCTCTGCCTAAATAATGACTCAACTTCAACCTTTATAGAAATAGAGGATTCAACTTCTACAGACAAACGTctgagagaaaagaaagcagtaaaatggatgaaaaaaatgaCGGATTACAATTTGGATCAATTCCGATAAACTTCAGAATCTGTGACAACTAATGAAGGTAACATACTTGTCTCTTTTCTACCAAAAAGGTCAAATCTGAAATATTTGATGGTGGCAAGTCCTGTGATATGGCACGTGTGTCGAGAAGAGCTGTCTGAAGGGGTAGCACGTGAGGACCAGATGCAGAAGTGGGCGGCGTGTGAGGACCTCATGCGGTGATTTTTGCAAAACTACCACTTTCCTTTGAACAATTTTTGACCTATAAATCTGCTTGTGCCATACGTTTCTCTCGAGAGTtattgaaaaattgtaaatctATCTTTTTCGACTTTgaagagagtaaaataaaactaaacaaagGAAGCCTTAATAGACAAGGTGGGTGAATGAAAAGATTAGAGAATGaaagggaggaggaggaggaagctgagGCCTTCTCCCATTCTGGCGAAAATCAGATCTGGAGCTCTTGGTTTTTTACGAGGGGGGAGGGGGCACATGggatttttttccttctgttaCACACCAGGCTTTTTTGTTATAAGATTACTATGCTTGAATAATAAGATCAgaattttatatcatattaataaGCAATTTagcataaaatatatacaatataaaaagttataaatatatatactaattcgGTTCGATTTAAACTgcttttcaaaatatgaaaaccgaTATCGCAACATTTTAGGATCGATTTTGGTTCTTAAGAACCGATACTGTACTAGATCGTTTACAAACCAAATCGAACCCACTGGTTTAGTCTAGTCCGATTCAACcggtttttgtttcttttttcacaattatttttattattatttacaaataatttgaaatattctCAATATTTAAATGTGCCTTAACCACTTATTAAATGAGCTCTTCTACTCATCAAGTGTGCTGTGTGGTGAATAGACGGCGaatagaagaatttatttagtttagcataaatgaaaaagaattaaaaaattaaaaatagtgtgTAGAATAAGGATAATATAGAGAAgaactcatttaataaatgctCATTAACCTTAcccatttgaatttattttttagtgttattttttgaattttttaaataaatttgatcaTCTTGCTTTCAATTATCTTGTTAAAATCCAGAAAATTACACTCATTAATGGTGCTCATTACATTCTCAAACATGCTTGAGATTTTAACAAATGGCCATTAATGGGCACTCACTAACTCACTCATTTGAATTTATGATTTTACAGTTAGGTAGATTTGAacagtgagttgagataaaaataaaaattaaaagttaaataaaatattattttttaatattattattatttaaaaatttaaaaaattaaattatttattatatttatatgagaatttaaaaaaattataataattaaataagaagagatgaattgagattaattgtaaatatattaaGGGCCTTATTTGTtggatttttataataattattatctaattttgttaaatattaaaatctaaaaatataattatgtaaatgCTAATCAATGGGCGCTCATTAAATGCTTAAACATGCGTTACAGAGGTGATCCAATAAATATTTCGTGTAGAGTGTAATCGGCCTACTTcgattttgaatatattttagaattgaTTTGGCTTATAcaagttttagattttaaaaatggTATCGGACTAATTTCACTGATAAATCAGTACTTTCAATTTTATCAGTTTTGGACTAGTTTGATCTAATTTTtctgatatattatatagtatatatattatagtataaaaaattaatatagccagagagattatataaaataaattcacaaattgatataatttcataaaatccatTAGgtttatttgataataaaagtaattttacaatttgatgcGTCAGCGTCACATTAAGTCACatcagtttatgagtttatttttgtataatttatttgtggctAATAAAATGGtgataatatagtgataatatatagtagtatattataatatagattataatcatattatagactataatgatatattataatataatgttaTGAGATAGGAGGGGAGCATCTTGCAATCCAAACACAACCCAAATAGTCGCCTACTTAATTGACTGTTCTTCAAACAGGTCatgaaaaaatcaaagaaaaaaacagaagaaagaCTATCCTTCCTGCCCAATGAACCTTCGTTAGTAATGTAATGCATCATCTGACAACATGGTTGCTACTGCATGGTAGTTCACTCTTAAAGCCGTGAAGGACTCAAACAAAGCATTCTTGTATGGCAGAATGTTTTAGAATCTCTCCATTTAAACCAACACATtctacaaaatttgaacatttcTGTTTTCACTTCAATTTTCAGAGCAGAAGTTGTTCTACAACGATTGGTATTCCAAAAGGGGTAATGATACCCTTCCCCCTGTTCAACAACTCCTCTACAACctgactttatttttttattttttttatttactaattTCCAACTTTTAAACCCTCGTCGAAACAATTCCCCTTTTCTTTCTTAGATTTAAATGAAAATCGAAACAACCCCCAACTATGCACCCAAACTTGGATTCTGAGGAAAATAGCCACCTCTAGCTGCTCCGTTCGCCGCTCAACTGCTTCATCTCATATGAGGATCTCTCTATCAAATTGAAGTAGATTGCTATGATCTTTGCCGAATGGATCATAGCCGAATGGAAGTTGTATAAAATTTAGGGGTTTGCATGATAActtaattttgtttaataacAAGCCAGCTTTCctttataattatgaataacAAGGCTTAATCATGCTTGAAATCCACAATTCAAGTGGTGACAGATTCAGGCTGGAATGGCCTTGTCATTGCAAGTAGGGGGGGAGTATCGGCCGGTCTGTACTCGCAAAACCGACCAGACCTGTCATTTCAAACCAGTTGGTCTCAGTCTGAATTTTGGTAGATTTACTAACTTCGGTCCGGTCCCGATTTAGGGATATTTTACCTTGGACCAGACcgaatgaataatatatataatatattttattatttatataatatttataattgtatataattaattataatttttatctaacctaataggctaatatttataataatcatatttataattttatactaatactaatatttatactaaaactaaattaataatagtctaaattaatactaatatactattatatagttatatagtatactaatcataaattcataataactaaatcattataagtctattaCTAtatctaatagtattagtattagtattagttaacttaatatctaatatgctagtattaatatattagtaataagattataaatttctaagagtattagtattagttaatttaatatgtaatatgctagtattagtaataagattataagagactaagagtattagtattagttaagttaatatctaatatgctagtattagtattaataagattataagagtattaatcttatttaataaatgaatatagtattacataagAGTATTAGTAAATGTGTTGGgtttgaagacaatgaagaaatagagtaaattagtaatactagttattagttattatctattagtactagtgttattacatattattagttattagttattacatctagttaatacttatagtattagtactaatgtattattagttatagtaaataagttaataactattactaatttactatatactaatagactaatagtattagcgtattactaatatatatattaatatatataatagtataccatttatatatatatatatatatcacaatataattacataaatattaaataaaataccattagattataaaaaaaaaaaaaagaaaaggccaAGGATAGACCGAACGGACTGGACAGTCCCGGTTCTTAGGGAATTCAATCCGGTCCACAAAATCTCCCtgaaccggaccgaactccccccTATTTGCAAGTGACAATCCAGTTTTGGTAAGAGTTTTGGGCACCAAGGTGCGGACCATGTAGGATGATTGCACCCGAGATTCATGATCTAGGAAACGAATATGCAGGAGAGAATATGCCATCCAAATATGGAATAAGAAGCATTCCAATCGTATCGTTTTTCAAGaatggagaaaagaaagagtgtgtGATTGGTGCGGTGTGATTCTTGGATATCAAGCTCAGAGAGAGAAAGATGGCGCTATTGAACTGTGGGTGAAGCTGCTGGAGCTAGGCGCTGCGATGGTGATTTTCCTTGAAGTCCAGGCTGTTACGATTTTCGTTTAAATCTAGGAGGGAAAGAGTGATAATATAGGTACCAAAAATTGAACCCGAAAAGTGTTCcgaatagtatatatatatttttaattattataaatattattaaaaaagtaaaaaaaaataatattatttataaatactttctaaattaaaaaaaaaaaaattcagatcaCAAATTTGGAACGCATAATATTTTCGAAGGAGGGAAAAGGGTGCTGTTTCGACATGGGGCTGAGAAGTTggtattaaaaaacaaaaaagaaagccaCGTCAGTGAGGATTGTAAAGGCGTGTTGACTAGAGGGATGGGCATCATTACCCTTTCCAAAGTTATTTTACGTCTTAACTCACAACCAAAATCGCAGGCTTACTGAAACTGCCACCATCACGATTCTCTGTACCCATACTTTTCACAAGTCAGTGTCACTCACTGCAAATAACAAGCAAGTAAAGCGGCATCAATAAataatgagaaaagaaaattcttcttgtcatccttatatttcacatattatatttattttaatttttttttatttttctataataaatatgtagtgtgtggatgataaataaaataattcaattagtttaataaaaagaaaataaaataaaaaataaaaaaaataaaaaataatattttaatatataaaatgtgtggtgtaagaTAATGTGTAATATTCCTCAATGAGAAATGACTCTTAGGTCTAAATATCgactaattatttaaaaataataataaatataaaatttatatataaaaaaataatattttaataataaattaaactctttTTCAAGATGACTATATAACCCTGACATATACTACAatcatatataacattactcataaataATAATTCCATCACGGAAAAGAATAGATGCTAGGATCATCCATCATTATTATCCTAACGGTtcttatatatatcataatcatCACATGCTATAGATCAACTTCGATTGTTTGAGTATTAAGAATACCTTAACACTTTTAACGTACTCcactattattaattattttattattattttttattaatatttattatttttttattattattcaatattctattattactttttatatactttttcaatactattcaaaacatacttcaacacttctcaacacccaaaccccaCCTTAGCcatgaaaaattattagataGTTCTGAAATATGGATGACTAGGTACTCTCGTCCTGTCGTAAAATGCCTTAccaataaaattgtttatataagcactaattttaaatgtaatggCATAATGTGATAGGATGAGAGTACCATATGTCCATGTTCCGGGAGTACCGAATAATTACACCTGAGCTATAACCACTCAACAAAACAGCAAGTTGAGAAATTGCATTGGCTACCTCATTTCTCTTCCAAAAGAAGAGATGTGCAGGAAAGAAGGGATGACAGCTCCTCCTCATTAGCCAAACCAAAGCCTTGCCATCTTATTCTACCAAATTTATCGAGAAGAAACATATACCTGCAGAGTGAAAATGCCAACAAATGGAAGTTtgttaactaataaaataacttaCATCTGGCTCTCCACTAAAGAAGCTAGGCAATGGAAATCTTTTGTACCCGGTGAGAAGGTTCAGAATTTTCAGATCTTTTCGGAAGTAATAATGGTCACCAAATGAATATACAATCTGCTTCTGAAGTGCATCCTTCCCTCCATAATTAGATTTCTTCATCATCCGAAGCAGCAGCTGCTTAATAGGGTTCCAGCATAAAAACCAATAGTCTATAAATGAcacctgcaaaaaaaaaataataataataaaaaaagaaaaaagaaaaaaaaaaattattgatgatctaaatataaaaattcgTAGTTGTCCACTATAAATTACTAGAGCatcctttctctcaaaaaaaaattactagagCATCCTGAATATAACAACAAGACATGcaatttattatatactaatgttTGATACTTGTTAACTAAAACCAATGAAAATGTTTGTTACTTAAAATACATTTCTATTCATCAATAATGCACCCTTGTATCTCATCTCGAATGAGCCAACCATGTAACAGAGTACCTGGAATATTTTGCTTACAAAGTTTTTTGGACAATTAACTTTGCTTCCAAAGtttctattaatatatttttttccaaagaaATTGGCTGCACTAGAATGGTAGTGTCAAAATGGGTCTTTAAACAGGCCTTTATAAGTGTTTGTATCTGCATTACAGGAACCCTCTCTACTGGTGTTATTTTGGATGTTTAATTGTTTCAATCATATTGCTACTTTAATGTTCTGATCATTAATAGAATCCTAACGATTTTATGCAGTTGTACAGATTTTATGCAGGAAAGAAAACCTAACGAACATATCAACCATTTCATGCGCACAAGTCACAATTTGACTGAGAAAATACAGTCACTATCCAGCAACTCCAGTGACAAACAAGGGAAAAAAATGTCGACATAACAACTCTGGCACTTAAGTCTTGCAAaacatctattttttcttttaaacaaaatgaATAATTTCATTAATGAGAACAATAGGCATAGCCTATGTACACAAGACGTATACAAGAGTCGTCAATTGTCCTCATTGCCATCAGGACCATTGACAACcgatacaagaaagtcatggacACTTGGTCCACTAAAATCTATCGCAATTGACCATTTAAATAAAGTGTTAGGGACCACCAAGGGTGGTGGCTCAATGGTCCTGGGTTACTCCCGTGTGGTTTGGCATATACTAGGTCTTGGATTCAGCCTGAATATGGATTCGCTTTAGACTTAGTATTAGCAGCCTAAGGATTCATTGCATTCCCCAGTAAGGTTGGGATCTAGGCTATGGTTCAAACTCAACTCAAGGGAGTGTTTGCACTTCCCACCATCTAGGCTCAATTCCTAGTAGGTAGGGTGCTATTATGGTCATGCCCAGGTAGTGGGCGTCACCTCTGGTTGCTCCCTCCTACtccttttgataaaaaaaatttgtgtgtTAAGGAAGAAGACTCTAAGCTCATCTGTTGTCTGCTCATGATCTATGAAACTTCTATCATTCATTTCTCTCCAAAGGTACCACATAAGGCTTAACGGGGCCATCTTCCACATTGCAATAGTTTGTGGATTGCCATGTAAGACTGTCCAATTTGCTAGAAAGTCAACCAACCTtgtaggcatcacccaagctgaTCCCACCCTCTCAAAGAAGTTGTCCCATATGGTTCTGGCTACCTTGCAGTGTTGAAGCAGGTGATCAACAGTCTCCCCATacattttgcacatgcaacaccattTCTTCACAATGATTAATTCTAAGTTGCTATGATAAGAATCTTCCCCAAGGAAGCtgcccaaacaaaaaaaagctACTTTTAGAGGCACCTTAGTCTTCCAAACACTCCTCCAGGGAAAATCATTAGTACAAGAATGGTATGGGCCTCATAGAATGAATGGACGgtgaattttcttttgtttttaagaagCGCTAGAGAACCTATTctacatcccccccccccccccccccccccccccccccaattctAGTGGAGTACAATAAATTATAGAACTCTGTGAAAGCATCAACTTCCCAGTCTTGTGTTGTCTTGGAAAAGCTGACATTCCAAGAAGGAACACCATTGGAAAGTCCCAGAAGATAAGCTATTGATGCCTCTTGCACTCTTGCAAATTCACAATCCCATACATTTCAGGAAATCTTCCTTGAGGACTCTCTCCACACCATAAATCAtgccagaattttattttacatcCGTCACCACCTCAAAGTGAGCATCTCAAGTGAAAACCTCTCGTCCTCCTCTAATATGcttccacaaccccactccatGTGAACCTTGCATCTCAAGCACCATCCACCCCAAGCCCCACCAAACTTTGAGTCAATTATAGCCTTCCACAAAGCCTCCCTTCCTTGATGGTAGCGTCACAACCATTTCCCCACTAGAGTTTGGTTGAAAACCAGCAAGTTGCAAACTCCCAGCCCTCCCCTTGATCAAGGCATAACTTTGGCCAattcaaaaagttaaatttgaaCTCATCTTCCATCCCTTCCCATAAACATTCATGTCCTAGCTTTCTCTATATATTTGATTTGCCATCTTTGTGGGGAGCAGAAATAAGGAGCAAAAagaaatacatacatacatacatacatacatacatacatacatacatacatacatacataaaatataattctcCTGGCTGTGAGGTAAAATATGACTTTCCACATATTGCCATCAGGATATACGGTATTCATGGGAAGGATTCAGGTTTTCGGCATGCTTAACCAGGTGGTGAAGGGAAATAAATGGAGTAATTAGAGAGCCCACAAGCCCTTGCTTCTTCTCAGaaactctttttgcacatttatatgcaactttaaaaacaaatgGTAAAAACATTAACTGAACTACACTTGCATTCAACAGAAACTTAGACTGACCTCCTGAATCTACAAAGATTGGAAAAGAGAACGTGGGTACGATAGATACAAAGATGAAGGGATCATATTCTGCATTAGatctcattgatcttagaaaacCTGTAACATTGGCTATTGTCCCTCAAATACAAGGAGAAGTAATTGaatgaatcatatatataaagtttttatACCTCATATAGCTGAACATCATTTGAATTTCTATAAGTATCAAGAAAAGGTCCACTCCAAGAATCAATCATTGCCTGTCAAGGAAATAACAATGGATTGTAGCAGCAATAGcaagataaaagaaattaaaaataccaaccAACCAATTCTCCCccttgattattaataaaaattttattagagaACAAACAAAGGAGTAAGTAccccaaccaaccaaccaaccaagtTAATTTTCGAAGATATAGGATCTGGGCAATTCTAGGCTTTGGAAGAAGAGGGAATTAGTTCATTCATTGATACTTGATAGCTAGAGAACTTAATTAGTGGAGTTACATAAAACACAatcaagtgagagagagaactgAACCGTTATGGGTTAAGTACATAATCGGTCCCTAGATTTTACAGTCATCCTTTTGCTCCTCAAGTTATAAGTTTAATCATTTTGATCCTTAAAGTGCTAACTATTCCCAAGTAAGACCCTCTGTAAGATTTCCGTTAGAAAAAACGTGATATGCCATGCATcgaaaattactaaaaaaagtTCTAAAATTAGGGCAAAACTGAAAAAATAGAGATATCCTATGTTACCATATATTCATCAACCACTAAACATATCGCATGCCTTTCCTCCATATTAAAAGGTGTCATACAAAACATCAAGAGTAAGAAGCATATTCAACTTGTTGCATTCACTTACAACAAGAAACAACAACCAGAATTTGGTGCAGCACCTGCTATATTCGTGCACTGCACAAGAGTAGGTAAAGTTCTATACCTGGGAATTTGCTCGGAATGAAAGACATATCAAAGATGCCTTTGGGACGGCTGCTTTGTCTGCAGCAACCATATCTCCATTGGAAGTGATAGGGAGCTTCAATGTTTTGCCATCAGAGTAGTTCACTTCTAAGCCAGGAAACTTCATGGCTGCCACTGCAGGAATTATAATCTTATTTGCTGTTGCAATCTGCATACCACACATAGGATCAAACTAGGCATAAACTCACACCAAAAAAATGAACTCTGCGGCTCAGTTGCAATCTGCATACCACACATAGGATCAAACTAGGCATATTACTCACACCAAAAAAGTGAACCCTGCCGCTATCTCAGCACACTCTATAATCATCCCATGTACGCTACAGAAAGTGATTTTGAAATCCTTTCAAATCTAATATAGGACCACATCATTCCACCTCTACCCCTACACTTATACACTATGCAAACCATTCCTTGAAGCAAACGGATAATTAAAATTctcaacaaaatttttattagcCCAGCAGAAGATATGGAATTGTGTGCTCTCTACGTACCTTACCACCATGTTGATTGAGCTCTGAAATATCAGCAAAGTATCCCCTGTTCATCTCATCTGCACTGTCCTAAATCACATTAGCAATTACTTAAAGAATTTCCACATAGAGAGAGTctctaagaaaaaataattagaaacagGAGACTCACAGCCGAGCACGCTCTTTCTCGATTGCCGCCTTGTTTCCCAGCTACAgtcagaatattttttaataaaaaagaaagaaagaaaaacagaattGAAGTGTTAGCTACTGGAGGAAAATGACGAGAAAacgaaaaaaatttagaaatttagcTTCTTTAGTTGTCTTGattttacattatttaaaaaatcaaacggcaaaagaaaagaaacatgaAGATGCCTGGTAAATGTCGAGGAAGCGAATGGAGGACCCTTGAGCCAAATGCTGTGAAGGAAGCAGGAAGAGCTTCTCTTGGTGTCTCGAAAGCCGAGCACTGAGCAACGAAGATCGGGGTATCAATCGCTTCAAACTCTGCATCCTTTTAATCTGAATCTCTCGCCtctgtgtgtgagagagagagagagaggaacccTGCGACGAAGAACTGTACACTGAACTAATAGCCTCTTCTCTGCAGACTGGGGTTCGCAACTTCGCATAATGCTTGGGTCAAAGGCAAGGCAACACTACCTTGACAGTATGGGCCTAATTCTTATAAAATGGACAGGTTCAGTATGTTTGTATTTGGGTTGGACGTTTCTATTTGAAAGCAAAATGGGCTTAAGTGTAATGGATTACCTGGTGGGTCAATATTTTCTGATCATTCATCTTCTCTTTTGTAggtatgttttattttagagaaattCTACTCTTACGCCATACATCTTTACctaatcaatatataatttattatttttatctttctatcttaatgtttaaatatgtatgtttaaataaaagaacaaaattgaCAAATCATAAATTGGTGAAGTGGAAGTGTGTAATGTAAGGCTTCCTTGTAGATAGGGGTGAAAACTTTTCGGTTCGGACCAAACCGAAATGTTTAATGGTCGCTTT is a window from the Carya illinoinensis cultivar Pawnee chromosome 14, C.illinoinensisPawnee_v1, whole genome shotgun sequence genome containing:
- the LOC122294525 gene encoding uncharacterized protein LOC122294525 isoform X1, with amino-acid sequence MQSLKRLIPRSSLLSARLSRHQEKLFLLPSQHLAQGSSIRFLDIYQLGNKAAIEKERARLADEMNRGYFADISELNQHGGKIATANKIIIPAVAAMKFPGLEVNYSDGKTLKLPITSNGDMVAADKAAVPKASLICLSFRANSQAMIDSWSGPFLDTYRNSNDVQLYEVSFIDYWFLCWNPIKQLLLRMMKKSNYGGKDALQKQIVYSFGDHYYFRKDLKILNLLTGYMFLLDKFGRIRWQGFGLANEEELSSLLSCTSLLLEEK
- the LOC122294525 gene encoding uncharacterized protein LOC122294525 isoform X2 codes for the protein MNRGYFADISELNQHGGKIATANKIIIPAVAAMKFPGLEVNYSDGKTLKLPITSNGDMVAADKAAVPKASLICLSFRANSQAMIDSWSGPFLDTYRNSNDVQLYEVSFIDYWFLCWNPIKQLLLRMMKKSNYGGKDALQKQIVYSFGDHYYFRKDLKILNLLTGYMFLLDKFGRIRWQGFGLANEEELSSLLSCTSLLLEEK